Below is a window of Ornithodoros turicata isolate Travis chromosome 7, ASM3712646v1, whole genome shotgun sequence DNA.
ACCGCAAAATTACGAAAAGACGGCAGCAGAGCCGTTCAAAACTGGCGCAGCCCCTcgtatcatggtgccagaggcatattGTCGACTACTTATGCCATATGCCCTTCTACTGCTATtgttgtaacagaggcgaccgcaaattcGGAAAAGCCGGCAGcagagccaacaccacctagatagagaaagtcTGCTTAGTCGTCGaagtgacgtaacaactaaaagtcagccaatcgggatcgtgttttcaacggcggttgccaatcacgaacgtgcttttaGCGGTCGtaggagacgaaccaccgtcgtctgcgagtagtgattgaacgtccccgcgtacttaaacggtcccatatctttctcaagactgattttctggaaagtgtGTTGTACCTTTCGTCTACCGATTCAGGTCTACAAGTTCTAACTTAGCTGCAATCAcatgcgagttcttgaattcgcagaacggcgacacgcagtagcagacgaattctgacgttatatgtccacgtagccaaggtgagagaggaggcaataagcaggccctCTCTATCTAGATGGCGTTGGCAGAGCCGTTATGTTTCCCTTGTTGTTATGTTATGTTGTGAGGCCTGCTATGAGTTGAAGGCATATAGGTTTAGGGCATAGGTTATATGATAGGGCATAGGTCATATGATAGGTCATAGGTATAGGTCATATAGGACTGCCATGAGTTGAAGGTTTAAGTATATTACGTCTTCTGTACTTATAgcacttggtacttcaagtactcctCATCTCAGGCCTCGCTTGCCATCAAACAACTGTgacgcatactaagccccctgttgcccactccttcctgctgtactctctccatctgtccacgtctgtatgccactcatagccacagttgcttcgcggcgctaatagagaacagaaaaaaaaatgtatcccCCCCttctttacaaaaaaaaagcctaCAATTTATGAGAACCTCAGAAATGCTCCCCTTACTGAAAATAACCTTTTATGGTCTTTTTTTCTATGCCCTTTCACCATGTTCCACTATGCACAGCTATGTGTTCGGTTGACATTATGTATTGTATTCTTACATTATTTTTATGTGTTTAGAGTACAAGACAGATTCTGGTCCACACTGACGACATATTGTTCATGAAAATTAGTTTAATGAATAATCATCAGGGTAAGGGAGACTTGTGTCAATGACGGACTTTGTCGTGTTTTGACACAGAGTCAAGTCGCTACTGTTTGGTCGCAAGTATATTTGCGTACAAATCTTGCATGTGGCAACTCACTGAAGGCCCGATTTGCTAGAGGTCCACATTTGACGTCTAATATAGGCACCCAGCTCAGAGTCACTTTCCTGCATTTCTTGCAACACAGCTATGCTAAGCGACTGCAAATTCGAAATCTCGTCAGAGTCTTGACTGCCACACTGTTGTACTGTTTTAACAAACTGGACTGCATGCGCCAAGAATTTCTTGAATACGTTACTGTCAGAACTAGGACCACTTTCGATATGCGTCTTCTTCATCTGCAATTTGAGCAAGAACAGGCCCAGCACGACCAAGTTCCCTTTGAGCTCTATGCACTCTTGAGGAACATCTGGGGTGTTTTTAAGGCAGAATACAAGGAGGTCCGATAAGGCTATGGTGCAATGCTCCAAGAAATCCCCTTGCTCCAGAATGACAATATTCAGAAAAACCCCGCATGCTGTCTCAAGGCGTTCCGCTGCAGAGCTGTCCTCGCGGACTTCATTCCACTGTTCACTGAGGTACTCGACAAGGCACAGGAGGAAGGAATTGTGGAAGACTACGACTGGCCGTAACTTGTCAtctgctgtcacgtgacacAATCCTGGCACTAGCAAAGGAATCAGTTGCTTTTGCTCGGAAGCTAATCGAAGAAGAATTGGCAACACTTGTGCCACTTGGTTACGTAGGCACGTTGAGTCTTCAGCTAGCCAGGCACAGAGGACACGGGCAGTTGCTAGAACCATACTGTCATCCGTCTCATTTTCTGTGGCCTGcgaacgcagaaaaaaaaaaaaaatgaagtaaCGCTTTATATTACCACTATCTTCGGCAAaataatgaaaagaaaaatgtcAGAGCTGAGGTACCACCTTCATTTCAGAATAAGGGTTGGACTGACTAACAAAGTCTAGTGAAgccacagacacacacacagcttACACAGTGCAGCCGACAGAAAGCTTCAAAATGTGACATGAAAAGTAAAGGTTCGGGTAGTGTTTAGTTCATTCGGTGATCACACATGAATAGAGCGCGGATTTTCACGCAAATGCACGTTTTTTTATCTCTATATGGTTTCGTATCTGGACGATGAAAAAACACTCTTGGCCTTGAGGATCGATCAGAGGGATTCTAAGGTGCATATACATGCATGTTTTGCACATTGTGGCATATTTAGCATGAAAGCTTACTTCTTTTTTCATAGACGGTTTTGTTGGTTTGGGGATGGCGTTGGGTTGTCTTTTGCGAAAATTGTGGTCTGAATAGAATAGTTTtagggttcttcattttcgagttttatgatttttcaaattcgggggaaaagttgggtgctatttacacacaacaactcggggagaaatcggacgctacgatctctgtttgatatgtcatcgagaaattttcgggtgaaacgaaaggcatatgaaacaagccactgctgtgacactgggacgagacacaggaatctttatatttccgcttgGAACTGGGGGCCAGTGAATGACCGTGGTACTCAAACACTCGTCCAAGCTCCATAAAAGCTCGTCTTTTTTCTACTGCAGGAGGGGATGaaggatggaagtcactgaaaaggttagccagctgtagaactcgaacccacatcttctggttgtcacaaatagctctttTTGCTGATATTACGATTCACTTTTCCGAGGGTTTATCTAGAACGACACactgaaggaccgcaaggattttgtGTAGATATCGCGtcttacccgaattcttgaaaacttgccACATTACCGTTACGAAGATGGGCAGCATTCGCATTTTAGTCGGCATGATGTAGTGCCGAACGCAAagccatgacgaaacaagcctgagcatgggcaacaAGAAAAGAACATGAACATACGTGCATGTTCGTGTTTTTCACGTTGCCCATGCTCCTGCTTCTTTCGGCATCGGTTTCGTGCACCAGCTATCATGCGTTTATGCTATTTTACCAATCACGATCACAAAGCCTGTTGCTCCACGATTTATATCTGTGGCGTAAgtattctttgttgtgtgctgcagaATGAAGGCGGCTTTGTTTTACTGCGTTGTCCCTAATAAAATACTCACTCTCTTTTAAATACGGATTTGGTACATGGCTTTCGTaccaagaacaatgaaaaacattgcatatatGGAGGATGTTTGCTGCATATTTTgaagattttcagtgcatagttgcatgtaTATTTATCCGCACTGTACATGACATTCCTTGATTCGTTACAATATGTGGAGCTTGCCAGTGAATGTGTCGTATGCTAGTATAGCTGTACTGTGAGATGAATACCTTGAGCATAAATGTGATGACACTCTTGAATGTCTCGCGGACACAGCCAAGAACTTGGTTTAGCCTTGATGCAGAAATCACGTCCATGTTCTGAAATGCAACTTCCAAGATCTGATAGCAAGGAATTAATATTGCAACATCTGGCTTTTCTAGAAGTTGAAGTTGAACTTCTGTGCCTGCTAAGGTTATGGCGAGGCTAAACTGGGAATCGTCCCATTCTGCAATAAACGGGGATCCGTATTTGCAAAGCACCGAGCCCAAGAGGGTAAAAGCTGCTGTCCGCATTTCTGAACCCAGACGGCTTGTAAGCATGTCTTTAAGTCCACACCGCAGGTCACCAAAGATGATGTGTTCGCTGCTCTCAGGAACAGCGCATCGACTCAGGAGGCTAGAAAGGCAACGACACAGTTCAAACTTATGGGATCCCTGATCACGTCTAAACCTTTCAGCAGCGTGCTTTAGCACATCCTCTAACCAGGCTTCCGAAATATCTGAACTAGAGCAGTCCACAGCAGTAGCCAGAATGTTTAGTGCTTCTGAAATGCCCTCATTCTTGTAGGCGTTTGCAAGAAGTGGGCCAAAGCCCAACTGAAGTAATGTCTCACAGCCAAACTGGTGTTTCGAGAGTTCGCTAAGGCAAGAAAACACCTGGCTCTTCAATTCTTTGTCTTCACTTTGAAGGAGTGGCTTCAGTGCTTCTATTGCTGGCAGTAACTGGGCGCTGACATCAGAGTGTGAAGCAAATGTAGTGAGGATCTGCACAGCGAGTGACTGAAACATTTCTGGGGGGCATTCTGAGGGACAGTCTGTCACAAGCAACAACTTCGTAAGAAATGGTACCCCCATATCGTTTAGTATTCTGGAGCGAATGGCTTCCGACATGAGAGCAGGGTTGACGGCTTTGGTGAGGACTAGGATGGCGGAAAATTTTTCTGTATCACACTTCGCGTTTCGCAAAGCTGCGAGCGTGGCTTCCAGATGGGGGGAATGAGAACATTCGGCTCGATCTCTTTGGTCTAGTTCCATCACGTACAAGCCTTTGTATCCCTATCACGACGACAGTGTAGCACGGTCAGGCACAGACACCACACACCTAACTAGATTGTTTGTTATGTGCGCAATCCGAGACGCGAACATGCGAGCAACAAACACGAACGCACGAACCACGCGGACCGACCACTCACCGGCGACGAAACGCGAAACCCGAAACAGTCAAAAGCAGCTCAAAACGGCTCAAAACCACGGCGGCCATCCTCCCACTGAAAAAAAGATGAAGTTTTGACGCATAATTTGTTTGTTTTAAAGCTATGTAACTTATTTCAAAATAGGAAGTAAATCATTACTGATTCTTGTTCACAGCCAATCACAGCCTTCGCTTCATACATGCTCACGACAGTTGCagaccatcatcatcattaatgaTTGTGTGATTGTAGCGCTGTGGGCTGTGGCGCGCTTTTATGAAGAAGACGAAATCTAGCGGTAAAGCGTCGTCTTGTTGTAGCTCTAAAGTTGAATACGGAGAGTTGTAAAAAGCCGTTTACTGCCGAAGGGGTCACGTAATGTTTATATTCTCAACTGTTGACGTTGCCGAAGGGTGCAAGGAAAGGTAATCAATAAACTTTTTATGCAACGATCCAGCTGTGTGACGCGGAGAGGCTTGTAATCATATTGAAGTAAGACCCTCGAAGCAATGTTATCACGTTGCTTTGTACGTGGTTTTTCTCCGATACGTTTTTAGAAACCAATAATTATTTCATTTACTCATAAATTCGACGAGTCAAATTGCTGAGCTGCAGCCATTTGTTCGGTAAGGCCTGCATGTTTCAGCGAACTAGAGCAAAGCCACTATTTTCTACCACCGAATAGTTTAGTTTTCGAGTTTTCGA
It encodes the following:
- the LOC135401226 gene encoding neurochondrin-like, whose product is MELDQRDRAECSHSPHLEATLAALRNAKCDTEKFSAILVLTKAVNPALMSEAIRSRILNDMGVPFLTKLLLVTDCPSECPPEMFQSLAVQILTTFASHSDVSAQLLPAIEALKPLLQSEDKELKSQVFSCLSELSKHQFGCETLLQLGFGPLLANAYKNEGISEALNILATAVDCSSSDISEAWLEDVLKHAAERFRRDQGSHKFELCRCLSSLLSRCAVPESSEHIIFGDLRCGLKDMLTSRLGSEMRTAAFTLLGSVLCKYGSPFIAEWDDSQFSLAITLAGTEVQLQLLEKPDVAILIPCYQILEVAFQNMDVISASRLNQVLGCVRETFKSVITFMLKATENETDDSMVLATARVLCAWLAEDSTCLRNQVAQVLPILLRLASEQKQLIPLLVPGLCHVTADDKLRPVVVFHNSFLLCLVEYLSEQWNEVREDSSAAERLETACGVFLNIVILEQGDFLEHCTIALSDLLVFCLKNTPDVPQECIELKGNLVVLGLFLLKLQMKKTHIESGPSSDSNVFKKFLAHAVQFVKTVQQCGSQDSDEISNLQSLSIAVLQEMQESDSELGAYIRRQMWTSSKSGLQ